Proteins from one Desulfotomaculum sp. genomic window:
- a CDS encoding (2Fe-2S)-binding protein gives MLKFVTDEDGVKRYLVSLKVNGNAYTKMVKANSLLVNFLREEIDLTGTKKACEQADCGACTVLLDGKPVNSCMILTINVDGREVTTVEGLASNGKLDILQEKFIEHSAPQCGYCTPGILMSAKALLNRNPHPTEHEVREAIAGNLCRCTGYVNYVKAILDAAENQ, from the coding sequence ATGTTAAAGTTTGTTACAGATGAAGACGGAGTCAAGCGTTATTTAGTTTCATTAAAAGTTAATGGAAACGCATATACAAAAATGGTTAAAGCCAACAGCCTGCTGGTAAATTTCTTACGGGAGGAAATTGACCTTACCGGAACTAAAAAAGCGTGCGAACAGGCCGACTGCGGCGCCTGCACCGTTCTGCTGGATGGAAAACCGGTCAACTCCTGCATGATTCTGACCATTAACGTCGACGGGCGGGAAGTCACAACCGTTGAAGGTCTCGCTTCAAATGGAAAGCTGGACATACTACAGGAAAAATTCATCGAACACTCGGCGCCGCAATGCGGCTACTGCACTCCCGGTATACTCATGTCAGCTAAAGCGCTGCTTAATCGCAATCCCCACCCAACCGAACACGAAGTGCGCGAGGCTATAGCTGGCAACCTTTGCCGCTGCACAGGATATGTCAATTACGTCAAGGCAATTTTAGACGCTGCTGAAAATCAATAA
- a CDS encoding xanthine dehydrogenase family protein subunit M, with the protein MYLPNFEYFQPDSIEETCQLLSQFGSKAKLIAGGTDVIIKMKKELLAPEILVSIEKIDQLKKIEYVHGKGIVIGSGATHNDLVYSELLHEKYLSISEAARQMANNQVRNLGTVGGNIVSAVPSADLPPILVALGATVKITGVKGERAMDLEDVFIGPGKTVLSQDEIITEVIIPDQKMTGSNYIKFGLRASGALAVVGVAAAVQIENNAVKEARIVLGAVSPTPVRAKKAEEFLKDKKISDELLAEAGVIASGECVPITDIRASAEYRKDMVRVFTRRALRKAIDEGHA; encoded by the coding sequence GTGTATCTGCCAAATTTTGAATATTTTCAGCCGGATAGTATTGAGGAAACCTGCCAATTATTGTCACAGTTTGGTTCCAAAGCCAAATTGATCGCCGGCGGGACCGATGTCATCATCAAGATGAAAAAAGAATTGTTGGCGCCGGAAATCCTCGTCTCCATCGAGAAAATCGACCAATTGAAAAAAATCGAGTACGTACACGGCAAAGGTATTGTTATCGGAAGCGGAGCTACCCATAACGATTTAGTCTATTCAGAGCTTTTGCATGAAAAATACCTGTCCATATCGGAAGCAGCCCGGCAAATGGCGAACAACCAGGTGCGCAACCTCGGCACCGTCGGCGGCAATATCGTCAGCGCCGTACCTTCCGCAGATCTGCCGCCAATACTCGTCGCCCTTGGCGCAACCGTTAAAATTACGGGTGTGAAGGGAGAGCGGGCTATGGATCTGGAAGATGTTTTCATCGGTCCCGGCAAGACCGTTTTGTCACAAGACGAAATTATCACCGAAGTAATCATTCCCGACCAGAAAATGACCGGTAGCAATTACATAAAATTCGGGCTGCGGGCATCGGGCGCGTTAGCCGTTGTTGGCGTGGCGGCGGCTGTTCAAATTGAAAACAATGCCGTTAAAGAGGCGAGAATAGTACTGGGAGCGGTTTCACCCACACCGGTAAGGGCAAAGAAAGCCGAGGAGTTCTTGAAAGACAAGAAAATCAGCGACGAACTGTTGGCCGAAGCAGGGGTCATTGCCTCCGGGGAATGCGTGCCTATCACAGACATACGGGCCTCGGCCGAATATCGCAAAGACATGGTGCGCGTCTTTACCAGACGGGCATTGCGTAAAGCTATCGACGAAGGACATGCTTAA